A single region of the Luteitalea sp. genome encodes:
- a CDS encoding methionine adenosyltransferase, translating to MAKSRFVLTSESVSEGHPDKVCDYISDSVLDACLTADPRSRVAAESLCKEDLVVVAGEVTVPHPIDYERVARDAIREIGYVDAAEPFCSDKVQVIVKVSEQSREIAEGVGREKPEEQGAGDQGLMFGYATDETPELMPLPILLAHKLTHGLAEDRRKGGAFAWLRPDSKSQVSVVYEDGRPVRVERAVISTQHAADRLQADITSYVIEELAPRVLGAWCPKPDAFLVNPSDSFIHGGPSADAGVTGRKIIVDTYGGAARHGGGAFSGKDPSKVDRSAAYFCRHVARAIVEAGLARRAELQVSYAIGKAEPTSLLVETYGSGDAGAAEAFVKEQFDFRPASIIKTLDLLRPIYRQTTNYGHFGRPGLPWETSAAPAGKGVNKTAATA from the coding sequence ATGGCGAAATCCCGCTTCGTGCTCACGTCCGAGTCTGTCTCCGAAGGGCATCCGGACAAGGTCTGTGACTACATCTCCGACTCCGTTCTCGACGCGTGCCTCACGGCAGATCCGCGCTCGCGTGTCGCGGCAGAGAGCCTCTGCAAGGAAGATCTCGTGGTGGTGGCCGGTGAGGTGACGGTACCGCACCCGATCGACTACGAGCGGGTCGCGCGCGACGCGATTCGCGAGATCGGCTACGTCGATGCGGCCGAGCCCTTCTGCAGCGACAAGGTGCAGGTCATTGTGAAGGTGAGCGAGCAGTCGCGCGAGATCGCAGAGGGCGTGGGGCGCGAGAAGCCGGAGGAGCAGGGTGCTGGTGACCAGGGGTTGATGTTCGGGTATGCGACGGACGAGACGCCTGAGCTCATGCCGTTGCCGATCCTCCTCGCCCACAAGCTGACGCACGGGCTCGCCGAGGATCGGCGCAAGGGGGGCGCGTTCGCGTGGTTGCGTCCCGACTCGAAGTCTCAGGTCTCCGTGGTCTACGAGGATGGCCGGCCGGTGCGGGTCGAACGTGCCGTGATCTCCACCCAGCACGCCGCCGATCGGTTGCAGGCAGACATCACCAGCTACGTCATCGAGGAGCTCGCGCCGCGCGTGCTCGGCGCCTGGTGTCCAAAGCCAGACGCCTTCCTCGTGAATCCTTCCGATAGCTTCATTCACGGCGGTCCCTCAGCCGATGCCGGCGTCACGGGCCGCAAGATCATCGTCGATACCTACGGCGGTGCCGCCCGCCATGGCGGCGGCGCGTTCAGCGGTAAGGATCCGTCCAAGGTGGACCGCAGCGCGGCGTACTTCTGCCGCCACGTCGCACGGGCGATTGTCGAAGCGGGCCTCGCGCGGCGCGCTGAGCTGCAGGTGTCGTATGCGATCGGGAAGGCGGAGCCCACGTCGCTGCTGGTGGAGACGTACGGTAGCGGCGACGCTGGGGCAGCGGAGGCGTTCGTGAAGGAGCAGTTCGACTTTCGGCCGGCGTCCATCATCAAGACGCTCGACCTCCTGCGGCCCATCTACCGGCAAACGACCAACTACGGCCACTTCGGTCGCCCCGGGCTCCCATGGGAGACGAGTGCGGCCCCTGCTGGCAAGGGCGTGAACAAGACAGCCGCTACCGCCTAG
- a CDS encoding amidohydrolase family protein: MRRALVPLLLVLGGLVAQQASGQLRSRPGQERTPEWPAPSIIEYEPKSTLVVAEHPTPHAKFPVIDIHSHQPTPISPEQLDKVVAAMDSLNLRVLVNLSGRSGDRLREGLAAIENSQHADRMVLFANIDFDGGVGPGFGAAAAAQLESDFEAGALGLKIFKNLGLRVTRTDGARLKLDDPELDPIWETCARLNRPVLIHTADPAPFFDPIDMSNERWLELALFSSRRYQDPAMPRFEELMAERDRLFARHPKTQFIAAHMGWHANDLDRLGRWFEKFPNVFVDTGAVLAEIGRQPRAAREFFIRYQDRVLFGKDSFQPDEFPYYWRTFETADEYFDYYRDYHAFWKLYGLELPDEVLRKVYSENAAKLIPALE, from the coding sequence ATGAGACGCGCTCTCGTTCCATTGTTGCTCGTGCTTGGCGGTTTGGTGGCGCAGCAAGCCTCCGGGCAATTGCGCTCGCGCCCAGGACAGGAGCGGACGCCGGAATGGCCGGCGCCATCGATCATCGAGTACGAGCCGAAGTCGACGCTGGTCGTCGCGGAGCATCCCACACCGCACGCCAAGTTTCCGGTGATCGACATCCACAGTCACCAGCCGACGCCGATCAGCCCTGAGCAACTCGACAAGGTCGTGGCGGCCATGGACTCGCTGAATCTGCGGGTGCTCGTCAACCTGAGTGGCCGTTCGGGCGATCGGTTGCGAGAGGGTCTGGCCGCTATCGAGAACAGCCAGCATGCCGACCGGATGGTGCTGTTTGCCAATATCGACTTCGACGGCGGCGTTGGTCCTGGCTTCGGTGCCGCGGCGGCGGCGCAGCTCGAATCGGACTTCGAGGCGGGCGCGTTGGGCTTGAAGATCTTCAAGAATCTCGGGTTGCGCGTGACGCGCACCGACGGGGCGCGGCTGAAGCTCGATGATCCGGAGCTCGATCCGATCTGGGAGACCTGTGCGCGTCTGAATCGGCCGGTGCTCATTCACACCGCCGATCCAGCGCCCTTCTTCGATCCGATTGACATGTCGAACGAGCGCTGGCTCGAGCTGGCGCTCTTTTCGTCCCGCCGCTACCAAGATCCGGCGATGCCGCGTTTCGAGGAGCTCATGGCCGAACGGGATCGGCTGTTCGCGCGGCATCCAAAGACGCAGTTCATCGCCGCGCACATGGGATGGCATGCGAATGATCTGGATCGTTTGGGCCGATGGTTCGAGAAATTCCCCAACGTCTTCGTGGACACTGGTGCCGTGCTGGCCGAGATCGGACGCCAACCGCGCGCTGCAAGGGAGTTCTTCATTCGCTACCAGGATCGCGTGCTGTTCGGCAAGGACAGCTTTCAGCCCGACGAGTTCCCGTATTACTGGCGAACCTTCGAAACGGCCGACGAGTACTTCGACTACTACCGCGACTATCACGCTTTCTGGAAGCTGTATGGGCTGGAGCTGCCGGATGAAGTGCTGCGGAAGGTGTACTCCGAGAACGCGGCGAAGCTGATTCCTGCGCTCGAGTGA